The region CCAGCGTCTCCCCCTTGACGATGGAACTCGCCTCGACGGAGTCCACGCCGATCGACCGGCCGCCGAGCCTGGCCATGGCCGTCGCAAACGACATCCGCGTGCGGGTGCTCGGCTCAAAGAAGAGAAGGGCCGCAAGTTTATCCTCAAGCATCCGGGACCCGTATTTCCCGGTATCGAACTCCCTCGCTCGATCAAGCAGGTAATCGAGGTCTTTGCGTTCAAAATCGCGGATAGAGATAATATGGTACATCGTGTGGCTACCTTCCGGGGGTCTGGGTCCAGCCGGCGTGCGGGCGCCCGAATCACCCCGCCTCCCGCCGCGGCACGGAGAAACCCCTCTTCTCTCCTGAATAATGGTTCGCCCCGCACCCACTAATACCTTTTTTCCGGGACCCTGTTCGGTCCCCATAGCAACCTTTGTCAGGTTCCCCTGCCTCATACTATTTCCGGAGGAGATCCCATGTCCGAACAAAAGGAAGAATATGCCCCCGAGGTCTGTTGTCACTGTGAGGGGCTTGGGTGTCTGTATTGCAACAAATTGGGAACCGTGATGGTGCTGCAGCCGTCGCAGAAGTGCAAGCACTGCGATGGAGACTGCTGCATCTACTGCGGCTACACCGGGTGGGAGCACCCGCTGCGGGAGTAACCCCCTCTATTTTCGTGCGATCGTGATGTAGCCGCTGTGGGCGACTCGGGTCGACGGCCGGGTCCCCCGGGCGGAGCGCGTCAGTTCCCGTTCCATGCACTCGTAGCAGTGGACCTCTCTGAAGAGCGGTCCTGCGGTATCGAGCGTGACGAACGTGTGCTCGAGGAACGGGGTGTAGCATGCCAAGTAGCCGCCGGGCCGGAGGAGCGAGAAGGCGTGCTCCACGTGTGCCGGTGTTATCGTGAGATCGAGGTGGACGACGTCGAATTCGCCGGTCGCATCCAGCATATCGGCCGCGATCACCTCGACGTTCTCAAGGCGGGCGTGCTCGATGTTCCGGGCCGCGAGCCGGGCGAACTCAGGGCGCACCTCGTAGGTCTTCACCTCGCGGGCGATATTCCCGAAGTAAATTGCGGCGACGCCGCTCCCGGTGCCGGCGTCGAGGACCACATCCTCGCGGTTCATTCCCGTGTAGGCGATCACGATCCCGATGTCCTTTGGGAGCATCGGTGCCCCGCTCCGCTTTGCGTGGACAAAGAAGTCGGTCGGCCGGGGGCGTAGCACGGTGAACGGGACGTCGAGGTGGGTCCTGATCTCGTCCCCCGGGCTCATGCCTACGAGCGCTCCGCAGTCGATCATCCCCCGGTCGGTTGAGAACTGCCCTTCGCCAGCCTTCACGAAATACTCGCGCTTCTCGCCGACGAGCAGGAGGTGTTCGCCAGTCTCGATCATTGCTGCGCGAGTTTCAGGATC is a window of Methanoculleus sp. 7T DNA encoding:
- a CDS encoding methyltransferase domain-containing protein, with translation MIETGEHLLLVGEKREYFVKAGEGQFSTDRGMIDCGALVGMSPGDEIRTHLDVPFTVLRPRPTDFFVHAKRSGAPMLPKDIGIVIAYTGMNREDVVLDAGTGSGVAAIYFGNIAREVKTYEVRPEFARLAARNIEHARLENVEVIAADMLDATGEFDVVHLDLTITPAHVEHAFSLLRPGGYLACYTPFLEHTFVTLDTAGPLFREVHCYECMERELTRSARGTRPSTRVAHSGYITIARK